A stretch of the Plodia interpunctella isolate USDA-ARS_2022_Savannah chromosome Z, ilPloInte3.2, whole genome shotgun sequence genome encodes the following:
- the LOC128682860 gene encoding uncharacterized protein LOC128682860, translated as MAKTKDLSHNTGEILISALKKLMKNTGWTTRTIIKFIKMEYRVSDPKLSKKVSRALKRGVKLGLMQVKNGRYRLNEMSGLARQMSVRHLRLRRRDCRDCERSKPTALRIRSRTPSTLFY; from the exons ATGGCGAAGACGAAGGACTTGTCGCACAACACTGGCGAGATACTGATATCAGCACTGAAGAAACTTATGAAAAACACGGGGTGGACTACGCGGACGATCatcaaattcatcaaaatggAGTACCGCGTCTCAGACCCCAAACTTAGCAAGAAAGTATCCAG AGCGTTAAAACGAGGTGTTAAGCTTGGCCTGATGCAAGTGAAGAATGGTCGTTACCGTCTGAACGAGATGTCTGGTCTGGCGCGGCAGATGAGCGTGCGACATCTGCGTCTGCGGCGACGCGACTGTCGCGACTGCGAGCGGTCTAAACCAACGGCCCTCCGCATAAGGAGTCGCACGCCTTCTacactattttattaa